The Euwallacea fornicatus isolate EFF26 chromosome 3, ASM4011564v1, whole genome shotgun sequence genome has a segment encoding these proteins:
- the LOC136350336 gene encoding calaxin-like, giving the protein MMPQKPSPRLSMRQGAIVLRGIARLLNRVRVQRRSGVPSQSSKLKFIKNRERRMGEKDIYKCSPKLIERMKRETQFNRTEIEALYKIYKKLVTFNKASGKLNTASSTTGMTNPVPVSEGIDRSVFREILHNTFDIVTENMLMDRIFCVWDKLNCGLITLESWFQGMSIFLKSEMSKQCEYCFAVYDLNGDGFVTKDEMFQLLKNCLIKFPQEEDPDESVKDLVDIVIRKMDKDKDGKVSLHDYQTTVLSEPLLLEAFGRCLPSDMSKNTFLTTLKF; this is encoded by the exons ATGATGCCCCAAAAGCCCTCTCCTCGCCTAAGCATGCGCCAAGGGGCAATAGTATTGAGGGGCATAGCTCGTCTTCTAAATCGTGTTCGAGTTCAACGACGTAGTGGGGTTCCCAGTCAGTCGtcgaaattgaaattcataaaaaataggGAAAGACGTATGGGGGAGAAAGACATTTACAAGTGCTCGCCTAAACTAATCGAAAGAATGAAGCGGGAAACTCAATTTAACAG AACAGAAATTGAAGCtttgtataaaatatacaagaaACTTGTAACATTCAATAAGGCATCAGGTAAACTGAACACTGCCTCTTCCACAACAGGAATGACAAATCCTGTCCCGGTCTCTGAG GGGATCGACAGGAGTGTTTTCCGAGAAATTTTACACAACACCTTTGATATTGTAacagaaaatatgttaatggACCGGATATTTTGCGTCTGGGATAAGCTGAATTGCGGCTTGATAACTCTGGAAAGTTGGTTCCAAGGAATGTCCATTTTCTTGAAAAGTGAGATGTCCAAGCAATGCGAATACTGCTTCGCTGTTTATGACCTAAATGGAGACGGATTTGTCACCAAAGACGAAATGTTCCAACTCCTAAA AAATTGCTTGATTAAGTTTCCTCAAGAAGAAGATCCAGATGAAAGCGTCAAGGATTTGGTCGATATAGTTATAAGGAAAATGGATAAAGATAAGGACGGTAAAGTGTCCTTGCACGACTACCAGACCACAGTGCTTTCTGAGCCGCTATTGCTAGAGGCTTTTGGGAGATGTCTTCCATCTGATATGTCCAAGAATACGTTCCTAACAACATTAAAGTTCTAG